The Setaria viridis chromosome 6, Setaria_viridis_v4.0, whole genome shotgun sequence genome includes the window ATATGACTTTTTGGGAGTGTATTTTACGCCAACTTATGTGGATCCCATTCCCAATATGTACCGTCTGTGTGAATACTACGCTGTCGTCCTTTTACCGGATACTATAGTCAAGACTCCACAGAGGCCCATCTGGATTTCAGAGTGTCCTCGTGCCTTTAGGAAATTCAAGGATGTATACCGTCAGCCAGTAGATACTTTTGCAGGTGACTCATCAATTTATACACACTTTCACTTAACAAAATATGATGTCCTTGGTTTCACACTAAAATGCaaagcatatattttttttgttgttgaagaTGTCATAGGCGTGGTTGTATATGCGTCTGAGATCCAAGATAGGGGTGACTTCCGGAGGCGGCCTAACAGGCACGTGGTAATCATGAATCAAAGGTATGTGTATTTATGTACATATGAAATTATCTGCCATGCCATGGGTCGATCGGAATTAATGTTGTTACTTGTAGGAAAAACTTCATCATAATCCACGTGAACGACCCACACCTTCAACGCCACATATGGGAGTGGCGCCGCGCGGCTTATCAATTCAAGACATTAGCTGCCCTCCATGTCAAGATATCTACGATGCAAGGTATGACATTATCAATGAGCACTCAGTTTTGTTAATAAAATTAACAATATATTTAACCATTAATTCTTTAAATTCATGTATCCCCTTGTCTGTTTAAGTTTTTAATTCACTTTTCCCTTGCCTGTTAGGTGGAGTGACTACTACAGAttatagtcaaattattttttctccCATATGTTCTGATGCGTACGATTTGAAAGGTAACATCTTTTTGTGCTCAATAACTTCGTTTCACTGAAGTTATATAGTTTTGATCTCTGATTTTTGTGCTGCAGACCTATCCAAGCGGATACGCGCTGAACGGAAACAAATTACAAAGACGGCACGTGCCCTTACATTAGATATCATCAACAAGTAGTAATGCTAGGATGCTCAGCAACTCTGTGTTGTGTTTCAAAGTTTGGATGTTCGCGACATACTGAATCATATTTTTCAAGGATTTTCCTTATATGAACTTTTTAGACAGTGACCATATAACATGTTTGGTGATTCAATGGCAGCTAAGTACTCAGCTTGATGTGTTTCACTTCTGTTTGGTCCAAGATCCCTCTAAAAGTTGCTTGCTCTGGACTACAGAAGAAATGTTGCGGGTGATGATTTATTGATATGTACTCCAATGCTTGTAGATCCAATACCCTAAACATGTACTCCAAATCGGACCAGCTGTTTTAATCAAGCTGCACGTACATCCTGAGACAGCATAACCCAAATAAGGCACTATGATCCCTAACCCGGCAAATCTAAATCTTCATGTACTAATATTTTCCCCCCGAAACCTAGCCTGAATGGTAAGATTGGTTCTAGCAGAACCGCATCCCAaatcactcggggtcgggcgaggcggagttccatcctcaaggggtcgggcgtatactcggaattggactgcgggttgatatcaTGAAATGTCAGgggttttttgaaaaatagcctcggactactccaacattccgctcaggggtcggatactcccgaccccaagactcagggtcgggcgaggcggagcttcactcggggtcgaacgaggcggagttccaccctcaatgggtcgggcgcatcggcgaggcggagttccaccctcatgGGGTCACGCGCAtctgaccccgggaccaagggtcgggcgaggtggagttccaccctcaaggggtcgggcgcatccgtcAAGAGAGaagattttgtgggcatgttgAAAGAAAGGAAAGTTTAAAAAATCAACTCCCTATATGCATGCGCAAGATTTTGTGGACagtttaaaagaaaggaaaggttAAAAAATCAGTTagctccttgcatgcatgcgccagatTTGTCAATATccttttttacaaattttgtgggcatgttaaaagaaaggaaagattaaaaaatcagctagctccttgtgcatgcgcgagattttgttaacatgttaaaagaaaggaaagattaaaaaatcaactccttgcatgcatgcgcgagattttgtgggcatgtttaaagaaaggaaagattaaaaaaatccgctagctacttgcatgcatgcgccagatTTGCTAGGCCTGGTTGGAAAAAGAATTGTACTCCATCctggttccttcccttcctttttctatcagCCGCCATAACAAACTCGTTGCCGCCATCGCACACGCACAGGCCCGAAGCAAATCCGTCGCTTGCCCCGTGCCACCGTTGCCCGCCCTGCGCCTTCGCTGACCTCCTCGCTGGGTAATTGTTGACCATCGGTACGGACGCATGCAATTCTCTTGAAGCTTTCTCATCACCTACTCCCTGACCTTGTTACTAGACCGACGCCGATCTGTTGTGAAGCTGAACGCTCGGTCGCGAACTGCACCGGAAGGTTGGAGGGTGTCGTCCGAGCGGCGGCGTTGCACCTCAAGTGTGAGTTCTCGTTACCCTCTGTTAATCATGTTCACGTAGATTAGATCATGATTAGGCCTAACTAGACATGATTATACCAAGAGGTTGTCGGATATGGCATGTGTTATATTAATTAATCTGTTAATCATGTTCGTTATAATTAGATCATATGTATTCACAGAAAGAACTTGCCCTCCGCACTACTCAGCTGTCAGCTCAGCAAAACAAGGCTGCAGCACTTGTGTTCCTGGGAAAAAAATTAGCAGGCGCCATCATTATGTATTCAATGAAATAATTGTGCCAGGACCTGTAACAGGAGATGACACATGAGACTCAAAGTTGAATAAAATCTCACCTTTCAGAAGACGACTAGAAGGGGCTGCCAATAATTAAGCAAGCGACGGTGTTGCAGCTCACTGAATCGTCTGACAATGAGATGTTCCCATTCCAATTTAAGAGGAAGCAGTTCCCTATTAGGCTCAGCTTCGCCATGACGGTCAACAAGTCACAGGGCCAAACTATACCAAATGTGGGTGTGTACCTGCCCGCTCCTGTGTTCTCTCATGGTCAGTTGTATGTTGCTATGTCTAGAGCCACAGCTAGAACGAATGTCAAGATCCTCACCCTCCCACCTAACGCAGAGGCAGACGAGGAACATActaaaaggaaggaaaagaaaaaagcttCTAAGAAAGTGAACGGCCAGGGTAATCAAAATAACAATGAACAAAAAGGTACATcagtgaagaagaaaagggtacCAACTGTAGATGGCACGTATACGAAGAATATTGTATACAAGGAGGTTCTAACACCATAGGCAAGGTAATATAATGATTATTTGTGCGTGTCTTacatttttcatttatttttttaaaatactaAACTGATCAATTCCATGTTTCTTGCTCTTGCTAGGTATTTAGGTTGAAGTCATTGCTTAATTTTGTCACATGATGTAACTGTATGGGAAATTCCACGTATATTGAAAAACTGAATTACATCACATGACTATACATGATGTTTGGAACGTTTGGGACATGCTAATTAGTTCAATATTTATGTTTCTTCAAACATTTCTCTGTTTCCTGTGCACATCGAAAAAGTGAGTAGATATGCTTTGTTGTACGTTCCTTTGTTTACAATATACGATAATCCCATCACACGAGAGCTTAACTTGGAGTAAGCACTTATCTTACATACATGATGCTATAACGATGCGGCACAGCTTCTTCATCGATCTTCTGGTGCACGAAGTGAATGCctggaggacaagactaccGGGCATGATAAAACATTTTGTTTGGCCCATCACAAGCAAAGAAATAGGATAGATAGGGTTGACATTTGGATGACCTGTATTCCTACTTGTTCCACATAATTATTGTCCTGTTGAATCCAATCTTATATGATAtacttattttatatttatagatgttttatatttttattatcccGTTGAATCCAATATCTTGCAATATAAAAATtttgttgcccgtagcaacgctcGGGCATGATCCTAGTAAAATATAAAGTCAACACTTGAGATCTAGGGAGATGCATGCACATATATAGCTAAGTAGgacattctttttttctcttgtgAGCATATTAGTTTCAAGAAGCGAgttaatttttcatgatttccAATAACAAGTTTATTAAATAATTGAGTGATTGTCTAATAATCGAGCACTGTACATTTGGGTGATGTAGTTTATGAGGTTATGAGATGCTCCCTTCGTGTTTAACTTTATGACATTGAACTAGTAATTAGCATCATAAACATTACAGATTAATAACGAAGAGAGTATTAACCTTGCAGGTGGTTTTTAATCAGTAAATGtatattttcttaatttttctCGTGTTTTGATGGCATTGGAGGGTGTTATTAGCAGGCTATACTTCTCACTTGGTCAGCCCACTTGAACCATTTTTTAATACCAGCAGTTGTTTAAGTACCATTTGCCGGCCACTCGCTGATAAAGTAATTTAACTTTGCCGCCCATTACTATCTATTTATCGCTTGCAGTTCTTACCTGTTTCAGGCCACAAAGAAGCCCTAATCCAGAGAGACCCGTGGGCATCGAGGTTTCAGCAATGGCCTCGTCCATCCGAGCCGGCCGCCGCGTTGTGTGCTTCCCGTTCCCATACCAGGGTCACTTCAACCCGATGCTCCGCCTTGCCGGCGCTCTGCACGCAGGCGGCGTCGCGATCACCGTGTTCCACACCGATCTTCGCGCGCCGGATCCGGACGACTACCCCTCGGACTACCGCTTCGTACCGGTGCCGGTCCATGTACCCACGGAGCTCATGGGGTCGGAGGACATTGCGAGACTCGTGACGGAGCTGAACGTTAGCTGTGCGGCGCCGTTCAAGGAGCGGTTGGCGGCG containing:
- the LOC117860783 gene encoding uncharacterized protein isoform X3 → MCCVLTNGEFIVEEEEPTGARARSTRIRSGFARGLQQRQGTKMEAVACGDHHMMFNSVLIEVKTPQRPIWISECPRAFRKFKDVYRQPVDTFADVIGVVVYASEIQDRGDFRRRPNRHVVIMNQRKNFIIIHVNDPHLQRHIWEWRRAAYQFKTLAALHVKISTMQGGVTTTDYSQIIFSPICSDAYDLKDLSKRIRAERKQITKTARALTLDIINK
- the LOC117860783 gene encoding uncharacterized protein isoform X2 is translated as MCCVLTNGEFIVEEEEPTGARARSTRIRSGFARGLQQRQGTKMEAVACGDHHMMFNSVLIEGETYDFLGVYFTPTYVDPIPNMYRLCEYYAVVLLPDTIVKTPQRPIWISECPRAFRKFKDVYRQPVDTFADVIGVVVYASEIQDRGDFRRRPNRHVVIMNQRKNFIIIHVNDPHLQRHIWEWRRAAYQFKTLAALHVKISTMQGGVTTTDYSQIIFSPICSDAYDLKADTR
- the LOC117860783 gene encoding uncharacterized protein isoform X1 — its product is MCCVLTNGEFIVEEEEPTGARARSTRIRSGFARGLQQRQGTKMEAVACGDHHMMFNSVLIEGETYDFLGVYFTPTYVDPIPNMYRLCEYYAVVLLPDTIVKTPQRPIWISECPRAFRKFKDVYRQPVDTFADVIGVVVYASEIQDRGDFRRRPNRHVVIMNQRKNFIIIHVNDPHLQRHIWEWRRAAYQFKTLAALHVKISTMQGGVTTTDYSQIIFSPICSDAYDLKDLSKRIRAERKQITKTARALTLDIINK
- the LOC117860783 gene encoding uncharacterized protein isoform X5 translates to MEAVACGDHHMMFNSVLIEVKTPQRPIWISECPRAFRKFKDVYRQPVDTFADVIGVVVYASEIQDRGDFRRRPNRHVVIMNQRKNFIIIHVNDPHLQRHIWEWRRAAYQFKTLAALHVKISTMQGGVTTTDYSQIIFSPICSDAYDLKDLSKRIRAERKQITKTARALTLDIINK
- the LOC117860783 gene encoding uncharacterized protein isoform X4, which encodes MEAVACGDHHMMFNSVLIEGETYDFLGVYFTPTYVDPIPNMYRLCEYYAVVLLPDTIVKTPQRPIWISECPRAFRKFKDVYRQPVDTFADVIGVVVYASEIQDRGDFRRRPNRHVVIMNQRKNFIIIHVNDPHLQRHIWEWRRAAYQFKTLAALHVKISTMQGGVTTTDYSQIIFSPICSDAYDLKDLSKRIRAERKQITKTARALTLDIINK